The proteins below come from a single Vanacampus margaritifer isolate UIUO_Vmar chromosome 10, RoL_Vmar_1.0, whole genome shotgun sequence genomic window:
- the LOC144058821 gene encoding transforming growth factor beta activator LRRC33-like, which translates to MVKHMLANLLLLWSLGHQLQTGKMDDGPKAQSWRNQNLDSIPLDLDVRLRSLDLSNNVIRRLCKLDLPYLEQLDLSSNQLELISEGALGDLALLEKLNLSMNALNNNLGKNSKCLQSVGGLKSLDISLNSLGYEAMKLYLRNKSSLEQLKMSGNSLTWLAQYLFKENENLRSIIIDDNLISAIDSGTFEPLGKLENLNLAKNNLAHICDFKLQKVKYLNLSRNSIEFFVTAEDNHMYSLEILDLSHNKLLYFPILPKFNHLKYLYLSHNLVGTLTSEKSMVSEANTLYNEVVRKGDFTIRKNKLHSTWRMMPLIYIDLSYNHFTSFPLETLSLLSSLEGLDFSFNCVQNLTWNVRHDSASEYHRQLYFHSLKYLNMQSNGLVSVSPLFLKALTQVETINLQDNSVQPCAPVGQVYSSLSPQQLNLNSSCVSFGKLKSLKHLSLEDNDIKILQANAFQESSLVSLNLARNPHMVMQVDSLDDIKETLQSLAISELNVTNSELFLPCMPMLMHLNISNNNLNVLPQSLNCSPLRELSIRNNAFVSLNYSLILALSAHLDVLYLSGNHFSCCDSNWLSALNNSRIKMPDITHTECFTGDSSIPIEEYLKSSSLYCTLHMKGIYFGQIIIVVLFVTVLIAAFIMFARKMCCRKTSFIV; encoded by the exons ATGGTGAAGCACATGCTTGCTAATCTCCTACTACTATGGTCACTAGGCCATCAGCTTCAAACTGGGAAAATGGATGATGGTCCAAAG GCGCAATCTTGGAGAAACCAGAACCTTGATTCCATCCCTCTGGATTTGGACGTACGACTGAGAAGCCTCGACCTATCCAATAATGTCATCAGGCGGTTATGCAAACTTGATTTGCCATACTTGGAGCAGCTGGACTTGAGCAGCAACCAGCTGGAGCTCATCTCTGAGGGAGCTCTCGGAGACCTGGCTCTGCTTGAGAAGCTGAATTTGTCTATGAATGCGCTGAACAACAACCTGGGCAAAAACAGCAAATGCCTACAATCCGTTGGTGGACTGAAGAGTTTGGACATATCACTGAACAGTTTGGGGTATGAAGCGATGAAACTGTATCTACGAAACAAATCTTCTCTTGAGCAACTCAAGATGAGTGGGAATTCTTTAACGTGGCTCGCGCAGTATTTGTtcaaagagaatgaaaacctaagGAGCATTATTATCGATGACAATCTGATATCAGCAATTGATAGCGGAACATTTGAACCGCTCGGAAAACTAGAAAATCTTAACCTGGCCAAAAATAACCTTGCTCACATCTGTGATTTTAAACTACAGaaagttaaatatttaaatctGAGTAGAAATTCCATAGAGTTCTTTGTTACCGCTGAGGATAACCACATGTACAGTCTTGAAATACTTGACCTAAGCCATAACAAACTACTTTACTTCCCAATTCTCCCAAAATTTAACCACTTGAAATACCTTTATTTAAGTCATAATCTGGTAGGCACTTTAACTTCGGAGAAATCAATGGTGTCAGAGGCTAATACCCTTTATAATGAAGTCGTCAGAAAGGGTGATTTTacaattagaaaaaataaactCCACTCAACCTGGAGAATGATGCCGCTGATCTATATTGACCTCAGCTACAACCACTTCACATCTTTTCCCCTGGAAACATTGAGCCTTCTCTCATCTTTGGAAGGGCTTGATTTCAGTTTTAACTGCGTGCAAAATCTCACATGGAATGTCCGACATGACAGTGCATCGGAATACCACAGGCAGCTCTATTTTCACTCCTTAAAGTACCTGAACATGCAAAGCAATGGACTTGTATCTGTTTCGCCGCTCTTTCTCAAGGCGCTCACACAAGTCGAGACAATAAATCTCCAAGACAACTCGGTGCAGCCTTGCGCTCCCGTGGGCCAAGTGTACAGCTCCTTATCGCCACAGCAACTTAACTTGAACTCATCCTGTGTTTCCTTTGGAAAATTAAAAAGTCTCAAACATCTGAGCCTTGAAGATAACGACATAAAGATTCTTCAGGCAAATGCATTCCAGGAAAGTTCTTTGGTGTCCCTCAACCTAGCTAGAAATCCTCACATGGTCATGCAAGTTGATTCACTGGATGACATAAAAGAAACTCTTCAGTCGTTGGCCATCAGTGAATTGAACGTGACCAATTCCGAACTGTTCTTGCCCTGCATGCCAATGCTAATGCATCTGAACATATCCAACAATAATCTAAATGTTTTACCGCAGAGTTTAAATTGCTCTCCTCTGAGAGAACTCAGCATAAGGAACAATGCCTTTGTGTCTTTGAACTACTCGTTGATTCTAGCGTTATCAGCACACCTTGATGTTTTGTATTTGAGTGGAAATCACTTTAGCTGCTGTGACAGTAATTGGCTGAGCGCTCTGAATAATTCCAGGATTAAAATGCCTGACATCACTCACACTGAATGCTTTACCGGTGACAGCAGTATCCCTATCGAAGAGTATTTGAAAAGTTCTTCGCTGTATTGTACACTTCACATGAAAGGGATTTACTTTGGACAAATCATaatagttgttttgtttgtaactgTATTGATAGCGGCGTTCATTATGTTCGCTCGAAAAATGTGTTGTCGAAAAACGTCATTCATAGTGTGA
- the eda gene encoding ectodysplasin-A isoform X2 — MTRNVLPVDGFTGKAMPRGEPCACSANCRSRSSSVVFLGLFLLSLSLHAVTLVCYLDLRSEVKREIIHQKRDSMLTLAGSDSGNAASAVFPPGPLRFEPGSSRSTDDLEGQLLHRNRDILATEDNRGITQREKRSPGKQPETESTGKEKRKEKKKGKKRSVPGPPGPPGPPGPQGPPGIPGIPGIPGSNAVGPAGPPGPPGPQGPPGAQGPAGVPDRTKTKEFQPAVVHLQGQETTIQVREDLSEGILRNWKMVSIHHRVFKMHSRSGELEVLLDGVYFIYSQVYYLNFTDIASYEVMVDSKPFLRCTCSIETGQRKFNTCYTAGVSLLRAGQRISIRIVYEDTLISMTNHTTFLGSIRLGEMPSAGQN, encoded by the exons ATGACACGCAATGTACTGCCCGTGGATGGTTTCACGGGGAAAGCGATGCCCAGAGGTGAGCCCTGTGCGTGTAGCGCCAACTGCCGGAGTCGGAGCAGCAGTGTCGTCTTCCTCGGATTATTCCTCCTGTCACTCTCCCTGCACGCGGTCACGCTTGTCTGTTACTTGGACCTGCGCTCCGAGGTCAAAAGGGAAATAATCCACCAGAAGCGGGACTCCATGTTGACACTAGCGGGGAGCGACTCGGGCAACGCGGCATCTGCGGTATTCCCTCCCGGCCCCCTGCGGTTCGAACCCGGCAGCAGCCGCTCAACAGATGATCTCGag GGACAATTACTACACAGGAATAGAGACATCCTTGCCACAGAAGATAACAGAGGCATAACTCAAAGGGAGAAAAGAAGTCCCGGCAAGCAGCCAGAAACAG aATCGACAGGGAAAGAGAAaaggaaagagaagaaaaaag GAAAGAAAAGATCAGTGCCAGGTCCACCTGGTCCTCCCGGCCCCCCAGGCCCCCAGGGCCCACCGGGAATCCCTGGAATCCCGGGGATCCCAGGAAGCAATGCCGTGGGTCCTGCAGGACCTCCCGGACCCCCTGGGCCACAGGGGCCTCCAGGCGCTCAAGGCCCCGCAG GAGTTCCTGAtcggacaaaaacaaaagaattccAG CCTGCGGTGGTCCATTTGCAAGGACAGGAAACGACCATCCAAGTGAGAGAAG ACCTTTCTGAAGGCATCCTCAGGAACTGGAAGATGGTGTCCATACACCACCGTGTGTTTAAAATGCACTCTCGCTCTGGAGAGCTAGAGGTGCTGTTGGACGGTGTCTACTTCATATATAGTCAG GTGTACTACCTCAACTTCACAGACATCGCCAGCTACGAGGTGATGGTAGACTCCAAACCGTTTCTCCGCTGCACCTGCAGCATTGAGACAGGCCAGCGCAAGTTCAACACCTGCTACACAGCTGGGGTGAGCCTGCTTCGTGCTGGCCAGAGAATATCTATCCGCATAGTATATGAGGACACGCTCATCAGTATGACCAACCACACCACTTTCCTGGGAAGTATCAGACTTGGAGAgatgccatctgctggacagaACTGA
- the eda gene encoding ectodysplasin-A isoform X1 — protein MTRNVLPVDGFTGKAMPRGEPCACSANCRSRSSSVVFLGLFLLSLSLHAVTLVCYLDLRSEVKREIIHQKRDSMLTLAGSDSGNAASAVFPPGPLRFEPGSSRSTDDLEGQLLHRNRDILATEDNRGITQREKRSPGKQPETESTGKEKRKEKKKGKKRSVPGPPGPPGPPGPQGPPGIPGIPGIPGSNAVGPAGPPGPPGPQGPPGAQGPAGVPDRTKTKEFQPAVVHLQGQETTIQVREDLSEGILRNWKMVSIHHRVFKMHSRSGELEVLLDGVYFIYSQVEVYYLNFTDIASYEVMVDSKPFLRCTCSIETGQRKFNTCYTAGVSLLRAGQRISIRIVYEDTLISMTNHTTFLGSIRLGEMPSAGQN, from the exons ATGACACGCAATGTACTGCCCGTGGATGGTTTCACGGGGAAAGCGATGCCCAGAGGTGAGCCCTGTGCGTGTAGCGCCAACTGCCGGAGTCGGAGCAGCAGTGTCGTCTTCCTCGGATTATTCCTCCTGTCACTCTCCCTGCACGCGGTCACGCTTGTCTGTTACTTGGACCTGCGCTCCGAGGTCAAAAGGGAAATAATCCACCAGAAGCGGGACTCCATGTTGACACTAGCGGGGAGCGACTCGGGCAACGCGGCATCTGCGGTATTCCCTCCCGGCCCCCTGCGGTTCGAACCCGGCAGCAGCCGCTCAACAGATGATCTCGag GGACAATTACTACACAGGAATAGAGACATCCTTGCCACAGAAGATAACAGAGGCATAACTCAAAGGGAGAAAAGAAGTCCCGGCAAGCAGCCAGAAACAG aATCGACAGGGAAAGAGAAaaggaaagagaagaaaaaag GAAAGAAAAGATCAGTGCCAGGTCCACCTGGTCCTCCCGGCCCCCCAGGCCCCCAGGGCCCACCGGGAATCCCTGGAATCCCGGGGATCCCAGGAAGCAATGCCGTGGGTCCTGCAGGACCTCCCGGACCCCCTGGGCCACAGGGGCCTCCAGGCGCTCAAGGCCCCGCAG GAGTTCCTGAtcggacaaaaacaaaagaattccAG CCTGCGGTGGTCCATTTGCAAGGACAGGAAACGACCATCCAAGTGAGAGAAG ACCTTTCTGAAGGCATCCTCAGGAACTGGAAGATGGTGTCCATACACCACCGTGTGTTTAAAATGCACTCTCGCTCTGGAGAGCTAGAGGTGCTGTTGGACGGTGTCTACTTCATATATAGTCAGGTAGAA GTGTACTACCTCAACTTCACAGACATCGCCAGCTACGAGGTGATGGTAGACTCCAAACCGTTTCTCCGCTGCACCTGCAGCATTGAGACAGGCCAGCGCAAGTTCAACACCTGCTACACAGCTGGGGTGAGCCTGCTTCGTGCTGGCCAGAGAATATCTATCCGCATAGTATATGAGGACACGCTCATCAGTATGACCAACCACACCACTTTCCTGGGAAGTATCAGACTTGGAGAgatgccatctgctggacagaACTGA